A window from Calliopsis andreniformis isolate RMS-2024a chromosome 5, iyCalAndr_principal, whole genome shotgun sequence encodes these proteins:
- the Mrps14 gene encoding mitochondrial ribosomal protein S14 — translation MQFCVLIFYGACRKNSVVLNMAAIRKGLGMFSNFLSQSTNYTPCGFQQIRNKYYGAWMKRDMKRRKLAEQYAPERLRLVAMKRNDILPPEIRQLVGKQIDETIPRQTALRQLTNRCVITSRSHGVVVRWKMSRIIFRDLADNNLLAGVQRAMW, via the exons ATGCAATTCTGTGTACTTATTTTCTATGGCGCATGTAGGAAGAATAGTGTTGTGTTAAACATGGCTGCCATAAGAAAGGGCCTGGgaatgttttcaaattttctttcCCAAAGCACGAATTATACACCATGCGGT TTTCAGCAAATACGCAATAAATATTACGGTGCTTGGATGAAACGTGACATGAAACGAAGAAAATTAGCAGAGCAGTATGCTCCTGAACGATTACGATTGGTGGCAATGAAAAGGAATGATATTTTGCCACCTGAAATTCGG CAATTAGTTGGCAAACAAATAGATGAGACAATTCCTCGCCAAACTGCTCTAAGACAGTTGACAAACCGCTGTGTAATAACTTCTCGTTCACATGGTGTTGTTGTAAGGTGGAAAATGTCTAGAATAATATTCCGTGACTTGGCTGACAATAATCTATTAGCTGGCGTACAACGTGCTATGTGGTAG